TAGTCGGCCAAATGATGACAATTCATTATGTTTCATTTCACGCTTTGCAGGTTCAAGTCATTGTCTTGAATGCCAATATGCGCTGCCATGACTGTAGAGAGAGAGTCTCCAAATTGCTCTCCAAAATGGACAGTAAATTCTCATAACCTACCAGCTCTCTTCATTGTTTCACTTAGACCCAGTTTCAGTTTTTTTTCCAAAATCCTGCAATCAGATTCCATAAAATGGTATTTGTAACCAGGTTTTGCTTGGTGGGTGTTACAGATTTGCTGGAGTATGTAGTGGACGTGGTCCACAAGAAAGTAACAGTGAGAGGGACTGTGGATCCAAAGAAGCGGATGAAAAGACTGCTCAACGAGAAAAGGGGATTGAATAACCTACAGTTTGAAGGATACAGTAAACACAAGGATTTGGAGCAGCCCCACAAGAGCAAATGCAATGCTTCTTCACATAATCTTATCAATGGGAGCTGCTCTTTTCGCTAGCAAGTCTCTTTCGTACTGTAGCATTTGACTTGCAGATATGTAAGATGAAATAAGTTTTCATGACAGTAAAGCAAGTATTAATTCCTACTTGTAAGGAGACAACGACTTGAACGTGGTCTGTCGCTTGCATTAACGATACACATTTCTTCTTGGGTATTATTACCATGAGATTCTTTTAATAATGAGCGAATCTCTGTTGTA
This genomic stretch from Cryptomeria japonica chromosome 8, Sugi_1.0, whole genome shotgun sequence harbors:
- the LOC131055376 gene encoding uncharacterized protein LOC131055376; translated protein: MPKFIVYDGGRPTVLQPVILSSLRSCSAFILALLTDTTTPQQLIFRLQLRSQGTPTSMSLEPSCGMFSRRVAKMPTTSHLLSSAEALTMPAVQVIVLNANMRCHDCRERVSKLLSKMDNLLEYVVDVVHKKVTVRGTVDPKKRMKRLLNEKRGLNNLQFEGYSKHKDLEQPHKSKCNASSHNLINGSCSFR